The Ruania alba genome has a window encoding:
- a CDS encoding carbohydrate ABC transporter permease, producing the protein MTLTAKLPSTVGRSATRSRRTRLAGYLYVLPALLFIVGIVYFGAFYNAWISTLDWNGIDPDPEPVGAGNYADIAADPTFWTALSNVVIFGVVTILVQMGVGLLLALVLSGPVVGRGIYRAIVFIPVVLAPAAVSTAFRQFYHPDGKVNELLGIVGLDALQRAWIADPDVALFALTAVNIFAWTGFSFLLYQAGLSQIDTSHLEAAQLDGAGTVRTVWSVVVPQLRMTHVTLALTGVIGSLKMFDFVFLITGGGPGRSTEFLTTYIYKEAIVQFNVGYGAALSMVVLVIALLLTVIQMRIYRLDREG; encoded by the coding sequence ATGACTCTTACCGCGAAACTGCCGTCGACGGTGGGCCGTTCGGCCACGCGGTCGCGGCGGACTCGACTCGCTGGCTATCTGTACGTGCTGCCAGCGCTCCTGTTCATCGTAGGAATCGTCTATTTCGGAGCGTTCTACAACGCCTGGATCTCGACGCTGGACTGGAACGGGATCGACCCTGACCCCGAACCGGTTGGCGCGGGAAACTACGCCGATATCGCTGCGGACCCCACCTTCTGGACGGCGCTGTCCAACGTCGTGATCTTCGGCGTCGTGACGATCCTGGTCCAGATGGGCGTCGGCCTGCTCCTCGCGCTGGTCCTCAGCGGTCCAGTCGTGGGCCGCGGCATCTACCGAGCCATCGTGTTCATTCCCGTGGTGCTCGCACCGGCCGCCGTCTCGACGGCCTTCCGGCAGTTCTACCATCCGGACGGGAAGGTCAATGAGTTGCTCGGGATCGTCGGCCTCGACGCGCTTCAACGCGCCTGGATCGCCGACCCGGACGTCGCGCTGTTCGCACTGACCGCCGTGAACATCTTCGCCTGGACCGGCTTCAGTTTCCTGCTCTACCAAGCAGGGCTGTCGCAGATCGACACCAGCCATTTGGAGGCCGCACAACTCGATGGCGCGGGCACGGTCAGAACCGTGTGGAGTGTCGTCGTCCCGCAACTGCGCATGACCCACGTGACGCTTGCGCTGACCGGCGTCATCGGCTCGTTGAAGATGTTCGACTTCGTCTTCCTGATCACCGGGGGCGGCCCTGGCCGCAGCACGGAGTTCCTCACCACCTACATCTACAAGGAGGCGATCGTGCAGTTCAACGTCGGCTACGGAGCAGCGCTCTCGATGGTCGTCCTCGTGATCGCACTCTTGCTCACGGTCATCCAGATGCGCATCTATCGACTCGACCGGGAGGGCTGA
- a CDS encoding LacI family DNA-binding transcriptional regulator: protein MVTAYDVATLAGVSIGTVSRYLTGNGYVGETSRTKIAAAVAELGYVHNRTAASLKTRKTGLIGFVVSDLRNPFTAEVAAAINHYARTHGYGVVLSDSMADPTVAIEAIDLLRSHDVDGIIITPPESPELEAAILAAIRHVPIVGIGLRTEPMSIDLVTVDTYTGSRTAVDYLAGLGHRDIAFIGSATMASGRYRGYEDSLIEHGIPVRESLVEVGPLNRDFGFDAMTALLDQHPRPTAIFAVNDATALGVVQAAHRHHLRVPDDLSVVGYDDVDLAAHSTPPLTTVAQPIRRLGEEAVRLMLDRLSGTADDTPTEVRLDSELIIRESCAPLA from the coding sequence TTGGTCACCGCGTATGACGTCGCGACACTCGCTGGGGTCTCGATCGGCACCGTGTCGCGATATCTCACGGGCAACGGCTATGTGGGCGAGACGAGTCGGACGAAGATCGCGGCCGCCGTCGCCGAACTCGGATACGTGCACAACCGGACTGCGGCAAGCCTCAAGACGAGGAAGACGGGACTCATCGGCTTCGTCGTCTCCGATCTGCGCAACCCCTTCACCGCCGAGGTGGCAGCGGCGATCAATCACTATGCGCGGACACACGGCTACGGGGTCGTCCTGTCGGACTCGATGGCCGACCCCACCGTCGCGATCGAGGCAATCGACCTCCTGCGCAGCCACGACGTCGACGGAATCATCATCACGCCACCAGAGAGTCCGGAACTGGAGGCGGCAATCCTGGCAGCGATCCGCCACGTCCCGATCGTCGGAATTGGACTGCGCACCGAGCCGATGTCGATCGACCTCGTGACGGTTGATACCTACACCGGATCGCGCACGGCGGTCGACTACCTGGCCGGTCTGGGGCACCGGGACATCGCGTTCATCGGCAGCGCGACCATGGCAAGCGGGCGCTACCGAGGCTACGAAGATTCTCTGATCGAGCACGGTATCCCGGTACGCGAGTCACTGGTCGAGGTCGGTCCGTTGAACCGCGACTTCGGCTTCGATGCGATGACGGCGCTCCTTGACCAGCATCCTCGACCTACCGCGATCTTCGCCGTCAACGACGCGACCGCTCTCGGAGTGGTGCAGGCAGCTCACCGACACCACCTGCGGGTGCCCGATGACCTCTCGGTTGTCGGATACGACGACGTCGACCTCGCGGCGCACTCCACTCCCCCGCTGACAACGGTCGCCCAGCCGATCCGGCGTCTCGGCGAGGAGGCAGTGCGACTGATGCTCGACCGACTCTCCGGCACCGCTGACGACACCCCTACCGAGGTGCGGCTCGACAGCGAGCTCATCATCCGCGAGTCCTGCGCACCGCTGGCGTAG
- a CDS encoding carbohydrate ABC transporter permease: MFGRVTLRSRIIYQVLATVLILPFALPLFWIVTISFQGQGAMANYAAVLTETPFLRFIVNSVIISAGTVLIVTACTVLAGFALAKLDLPGKQLLFLSIVAGLMLPSIALTVPMFIVVRELGLFNNYVAVIGPLAAVIMPMTILLTRNFMANVPDELIDAAKIDGATTFVTLVRVVVPLSKAIVAVVVIWSFLNAWNEFFLPLLFMHEEEMQAITQIPTYFTSTYGSDVPKIFAALTLMCLPIVVTYLTFQRQFERGLTAGALK, encoded by the coding sequence ATGTTCGGACGGGTCACACTTCGCTCTCGCATCATCTATCAGGTCCTGGCGACCGTCCTCATACTGCCGTTCGCCCTCCCGCTGTTCTGGATCGTGACCATCAGTTTCCAGGGCCAGGGTGCGATGGCGAACTATGCGGCAGTTCTGACCGAGACGCCCTTCCTGCGCTTCATCGTCAACAGCGTGATCATCTCCGCCGGCACCGTGCTGATTGTGACCGCGTGCACTGTGCTCGCCGGTTTCGCGCTGGCCAAGCTCGATCTGCCTGGCAAGCAGTTGCTGTTCCTTTCGATCGTCGCCGGCCTGATGCTGCCGAGCATCGCGCTGACAGTGCCGATGTTCATCGTCGTCCGTGAACTGGGGTTGTTCAACAACTATGTCGCGGTCATCGGCCCACTTGCCGCTGTCATCATGCCCATGACGATCCTGCTGACCCGCAACTTCATGGCGAATGTGCCCGATGAACTGATCGATGCCGCAAAGATCGATGGAGCGACCACATTCGTGACTCTTGTCCGCGTCGTCGTCCCCCTGTCGAAGGCGATTGTCGCTGTTGTGGTGATCTGGTCGTTCCTGAACGCCTGGAACGAGTTCTTCCTGCCCTTGCTGTTCATGCATGAAGAGGAGATGCAGGCCATCACCCAGATCCCGACGTACTTCACGAGCACCTACGGGTCAGATGTGCCGAAGATCTTCGCGGCCCTCACGCTGATGTGCCTACCGATCGTCGTCACGTACCTGACCTTCCAGCGGCAGTTTGAGCGCGGCCTCACCGCTGGTGCGCTGAAGTAG
- a CDS encoding ABC transporter substrate-binding protein, producing the protein MHHHPRRKGAALLAAGAAATLLLSACGGSGDDTVEDGGDVTLTFWSWNPSDETVGPYIDAFEAEHDNITIDHRFIQYSDYVNTTQLALQSGSGPDVFGLQVGALTNQFAPLAEDLTPYIEEELGSDWSEQLTSADQLRADEKQVALPWMVTGGGLVWANQTLIDELGLTVPTTFDELTAFCGDIRAEGLTCMAHGGRDAWQNIDVYQAIINQIAPGEFYTALAGESDFTSEPFVEAFEVWQSLFTEGIFDEGALGLTAYPDANDAFKQGEAALIAFGTWQNADTTTARMESYAETYGSDFDTETVFMPYFFPEMVPGGETGTLFGGPDVGFAVSSASDVTEEAASFVTWLTAGTSSQELMAATVQQPALASVPLDVSDVMTAEQEAALEAQAPALENMVGQREIDDADVRTALGDALSAVASDQQTPQDAVAAVQAAIDTSGQ; encoded by the coding sequence ATGCATCACCACCCACGCCGCAAGGGTGCGGCACTGCTCGCGGCTGGAGCCGCCGCCACGCTCCTGCTCTCTGCCTGCGGCGGTAGCGGTGACGACACCGTGGAGGACGGCGGCGACGTCACTCTCACGTTCTGGTCGTGGAACCCCAGCGACGAGACCGTGGGGCCGTACATCGACGCATTCGAGGCCGAGCACGACAACATCACCATCGACCACCGCTTCATCCAGTACTCCGACTACGTCAACACCACCCAGCTGGCCCTCCAGTCGGGCTCTGGCCCCGACGTCTTCGGCCTGCAGGTGGGCGCGCTGACCAATCAGTTCGCGCCACTCGCCGAGGACCTCACGCCGTATATCGAGGAGGAACTGGGCTCAGACTGGAGCGAACAACTCACCTCTGCCGATCAGCTGCGAGCAGACGAGAAGCAGGTGGCGCTGCCGTGGATGGTCACCGGCGGCGGCCTGGTCTGGGCGAACCAGACGCTCATCGACGAACTGGGTCTGACCGTGCCGACGACGTTCGACGAACTCACCGCGTTCTGCGGTGACATTCGGGCCGAAGGACTGACGTGCATGGCGCACGGCGGCCGGGATGCCTGGCAGAACATCGACGTCTACCAAGCAATCATCAACCAGATCGCACCCGGTGAGTTCTATACGGCCCTCGCCGGTGAGAGTGACTTCACCTCCGAACCCTTCGTCGAAGCCTTCGAGGTGTGGCAGTCGCTCTTCACCGAGGGAATCTTCGACGAAGGCGCACTCGGTCTCACCGCGTACCCGGACGCCAACGATGCCTTCAAGCAGGGTGAGGCAGCTTTGATCGCGTTCGGTACCTGGCAGAACGCGGACACCACCACCGCTCGGATGGAGAGTTACGCGGAGACGTACGGTTCGGACTTCGACACCGAGACCGTCTTCATGCCCTACTTCTTCCCGGAGATGGTGCCAGGAGGCGAGACGGGCACGCTGTTCGGTGGGCCGGACGTGGGCTTCGCGGTGTCGTCCGCGAGCGATGTCACGGAGGAAGCCGCATCCTTCGTCACCTGGTTGACGGCGGGCACGAGCAGCCAGGAACTCATGGCCGCCACTGTGCAACAGCCTGCCCTGGCGAGCGTGCCGCTTGACGTATCCGACGTCATGACTGCGGAGCAGGAAGCCGCGCTCGAGGCGCAAGCCCCCGCTCTCGAGAACATGGTCGGTCAGCGCGAGATCGACGATGCTGACGTCCGCACGGCACTGGGCGATGCCTTGTCCGCTGTTGCCTCCGACCAGCAGACGCCGCAGGATGCCGTGGCCGCTGTCCAGGCTGCCATCGACACCTCCGGCCAGTAG
- a CDS encoding FAD-dependent oxidoreductase: MKNIHAKVLVVGGGVGGVAAALTAARRGLHVVLSEPTRWIGGVLTSQAVPPDEHRWIEQFGCTATYRQLRADIRDYYRRHYPLTDTARADRSLNPGAAKVSDLCHEPRVTLAVLEALLAPHRASGRVEVRLEHAPVSAEVDQDAIQAVTLEHLPTGDLVTVAADWVVDATETGDLLPLAGVEYVTGAESAETTGEPHAPSAAAPLNMQPVSVCFAVDHRPGEDHRIDKPALYQHFADARIEHWPGSQLSFEAPHPKLLTPVQHFFEPNPDGDHTAIRPDYADERVGSMDKNLWTFRRIAARQNFQPGAYPSDITLVNWPQVDYWEGPVIEGPDGARHAERARHLSLSFLYWLQTDAPRPDGGTGWPGLKLRGDLLGDSPDGLALAPYIRESRRIVAEHTITEQEIALEVRGNHGAAEHRDSIGIGMYRIDLHPSTGGDPYIDIPCLPFQVPLGGLLPVRVRNLLPAAKNIGTTHITNGAYRMPLVEWNIGEVDAHLIAFCEGRGCTPSQVRAKDDLLADFQSELTASGVELAWPRIAGY, from the coding sequence ATGAAGAACATCCACGCGAAGGTGCTGGTCGTCGGTGGCGGGGTCGGCGGAGTTGCCGCTGCGCTGACCGCCGCTCGGCGCGGCCTCCATGTCGTTCTGTCGGAACCGACCCGCTGGATCGGTGGCGTGCTGACCTCCCAGGCAGTGCCACCGGACGAGCATCGATGGATCGAGCAGTTCGGCTGCACCGCCACCTATCGGCAGTTACGCGCCGATATCCGGGACTACTACCGGCGCCACTATCCGCTGACCGATACCGCTCGCGCGGACCGCTCCCTGAACCCCGGCGCCGCCAAGGTCTCCGACCTCTGCCACGAACCTCGGGTGACGCTCGCTGTACTCGAGGCGCTGCTGGCACCCCACCGGGCTTCCGGCCGGGTGGAGGTGCGGCTCGAGCACGCACCGGTCTCCGCCGAGGTCGACCAGGACGCGATCCAGGCGGTCACGCTCGAACACCTGCCGACCGGTGACCTCGTGACCGTCGCAGCCGACTGGGTGGTCGATGCCACCGAGACCGGAGATCTGCTGCCACTGGCCGGGGTCGAGTATGTGACCGGCGCCGAATCGGCTGAGACGACCGGGGAACCGCATGCCCCATCTGCGGCGGCCCCGCTCAACATGCAACCGGTCAGTGTCTGCTTCGCGGTCGACCACCGGCCGGGCGAGGACCACCGAATCGACAAGCCGGCGCTGTACCAGCACTTCGCGGATGCGCGAATCGAACACTGGCCCGGAAGTCAACTGTCGTTCGAAGCGCCGCACCCCAAGCTGCTCACTCCCGTCCAGCACTTCTTCGAGCCGAATCCTGACGGCGACCACACCGCAATCCGTCCCGACTATGCCGACGAGCGGGTCGGGAGCATGGACAAGAATCTGTGGACGTTCCGCCGTATCGCGGCTCGGCAGAACTTCCAGCCAGGCGCCTATCCCTCAGACATCACGCTCGTGAACTGGCCGCAGGTGGACTACTGGGAGGGCCCAGTCATCGAAGGTCCCGACGGCGCACGGCACGCCGAGCGAGCGCGCCACCTCTCGTTGTCCTTCCTGTACTGGTTGCAGACCGACGCGCCCCGTCCGGACGGTGGCACGGGATGGCCCGGCCTGAAACTCCGCGGTGACCTGCTCGGTGATAGCCCCGACGGACTAGCGCTCGCGCCTTACATCCGCGAGTCGCGGCGAATCGTTGCCGAACACACCATCACTGAGCAGGAGATCGCTCTTGAGGTGCGTGGTAACCACGGCGCCGCCGAGCACCGCGACTCGATCGGCATCGGCATGTACCGCATCGACCTGCACCCCTCCACTGGTGGAGACCCCTACATCGACATCCCATGCCTCCCGTTCCAGGTCCCGCTCGGCGGGCTGCTGCCCGTGCGGGTGCGCAACCTGCTCCCGGCGGCCAAGAACATCGGCACCACGCACATCACCAACGGTGCCTATCGCATGCCGCTGGTGGAGTGGAACATCGGTGAGGTGGACGCCCACCTCATTGCGTTCTGCGAAGGGCGCGGCTGCACACCTTCCCAGGTTCGCGCCAAGGACGACCTGCTCGCCGACTTCCAGTCCGAGCTCACCGCATCCGGGGTGGAACTCGCGTGGCCACGCATCGCCGGCTACTGA
- a CDS encoding helix-turn-helix transcriptional regulator translates to MATPHPSVSRIDLEARRLRLVDCVARTVEHEPGTTVGPRTQTEIQMLLIHAGAMFVTVDDREPYVVPAGQMCILLPGHADVVAFADDALTRQTLVRGTPVDLTDGMREWLESVRPTRRLSAALTYISREAVASEQTRLTAHGALVDALATALLWRFVAEFENFPAALPEPIEAARLFIHDNLGRPITLADIAGSAHVTGPYLIRLFREHMGTTPTKYLWDRRVTLGVELLTSSGLPVTRVAERAGFASSFHFARKIKQATGQTPTQLRTSAWSGRHGASDAARSPTRAE, encoded by the coding sequence ATGGCCACACCACACCCGTCTGTGTCCAGGATTGACCTGGAGGCACGCCGACTGCGCCTTGTTGACTGCGTCGCGCGCACCGTGGAGCACGAACCGGGCACCACTGTCGGCCCGCGCACCCAGACCGAGATTCAGATGCTCCTCATCCACGCAGGCGCCATGTTCGTGACCGTCGACGATCGCGAGCCGTACGTCGTCCCTGCCGGCCAGATGTGCATCTTGTTGCCCGGGCATGCCGACGTTGTCGCCTTCGCCGACGACGCACTCACGCGTCAGACACTGGTCCGCGGCACCCCCGTGGACCTCACTGATGGCATGCGTGAATGGCTGGAGTCCGTCCGGCCGACCCGTCGGCTCTCTGCCGCCCTGACCTACATCTCACGCGAGGCCGTCGCCAGCGAGCAGACCAGACTCACAGCGCACGGTGCACTCGTCGACGCGCTGGCGACAGCACTGCTGTGGCGATTCGTCGCCGAGTTCGAGAACTTCCCCGCCGCACTGCCGGAGCCGATCGAGGCGGCGCGCCTTTTCATCCACGACAATCTCGGCCGGCCCATCACCCTCGCCGACATCGCGGGATCCGCACACGTCACCGGCCCGTACCTCATCCGGCTGTTCCGAGAGCACATGGGGACCACGCCCACGAAGTACCTGTGGGACCGCCGGGTCACGCTCGGTGTCGAGCTACTCACCAGCAGCGGACTACCGGTCACCAGGGTCGCGGAGCGGGCCGGGTTCGCTTCCAGCTTCCACTTCGCCCGCAAGATCAAGCAGGCCACGGGGCAGACTCCTACCCAGCTCCGCACGAGTGCGTGGTCCGGTCGCCACGGGGCCTCCGACGCGGCACGTTCACCGACCCGAGCTGAGTAA
- a CDS encoding LacI family DNA-binding transcriptional regulator has product MATLKDVAQLAGVSPRTVSNVVNDQPYVAGETRARVEAALAALDYRPNQLAKSLRTGKIGLLGFVVPDLAQSHFARLAAEVVQAATARGYTVAVDQTHGDIERERRLIQLGPRGAMFDGAIFHPEALRAEDIEHRESEFPLVLVGERIAGDHLDHVYIDDRAAAYEATKKLIADGHRRIAAIGLRRADYARTAHLREEGVRAALAEADGVAAGHHQYVERYDAEDGYEAMANLVDSAERPDAVICFNDMLAMGALRRLHEHDVDVPGDMALVGFDDITEASFSFPPLTTVAADHGEIAETAVNALIGRIGEPGGAVREYLVSHRLVVRGSTRG; this is encoded by the coding sequence ATGGCAACTCTCAAAGATGTGGCGCAGCTGGCCGGAGTCTCACCACGCACGGTGAGTAACGTCGTCAACGATCAGCCGTATGTGGCGGGGGAGACCCGGGCGCGGGTGGAGGCGGCGCTGGCGGCGCTGGACTACCGGCCGAATCAACTGGCGAAGAGCCTGCGTACGGGCAAGATCGGGCTGCTCGGGTTCGTGGTGCCGGACCTGGCGCAGTCGCACTTCGCGCGGCTGGCGGCCGAAGTGGTGCAGGCGGCGACCGCCCGCGGTTACACGGTGGCCGTGGACCAGACGCATGGGGACATCGAGCGCGAGCGACGGCTGATCCAGCTCGGGCCGCGCGGTGCGATGTTCGACGGCGCGATCTTCCACCCCGAGGCGCTGCGGGCCGAGGACATCGAGCATCGCGAGTCGGAGTTCCCGCTGGTGCTGGTGGGGGAGCGGATCGCCGGAGATCACCTGGATCACGTGTATATCGACGACCGCGCGGCGGCGTATGAGGCGACGAAGAAGCTGATCGCTGACGGGCACCGGCGGATCGCTGCGATCGGGCTACGGCGGGCGGACTACGCAAGGACCGCGCACCTGCGCGAGGAGGGGGTGCGGGCGGCGTTGGCGGAGGCCGACGGCGTGGCAGCCGGGCATCACCAGTACGTGGAGCGCTACGACGCCGAGGATGGCTACGAGGCGATGGCGAACCTGGTCGACTCGGCCGAACGGCCGGATGCGGTGATCTGCTTCAACGACATGCTCGCCATGGGAGCGCTGCGGCGGTTGCACGAGCACGACGTCGACGTGCCAGGGGACATGGCCCTGGTGGGGTTCGACGACATCACCGAGGCGTCGTTCTCATTCCCGCCGCTGACGACCGTGGCGGCCGATCACGGTGAAATTGCCGAGACGGCGGTGAACGCGCTGATCGGGCGGATCGGGGAGCCGGGGGGAGCGGTGCGGGAATACCTGGTTTCGCATCGGTTGGTGGTGCGGGGGTCGACGCGAGGGTGA
- a CDS encoding ADP-ribosylglycohydrolase family protein, translated as MTHDQSTLTVDLNSEDYRDRVFGCWQGKNAGGTLGTPLEVAWGQEEPFDVWWYPELQEGGLPNDDFEMQLVWLKALEEIGPGLTARDLSRYWLDHIGYNFDEYGLSKLNLRLGLEPPVSGRYNNWFIDCMGSPIRSEIWACVAPGAPRVAALLAYQDAICDHAGGEGVDGELFNAALESAAFVVQDPRLLIDIALSYVSKESQVRVAVDAAVDARDAGLTWQEARKAVLAATPHYNAQYAPINTGFQVIGLLYGADFGEGICITVNCGYDTDSSGAAIGSYLGILHGASRLPQKWVEPLGNGISTNEDWGGVRHLGGSDNPVPADLDDLVARIRKVSGPVLRHHGILGDSAAFSTTLEDLYADDTIKALHATSPMQVPFGGDDLEVTIDYGRTPAIAPGAAREIRARLRNRRRDPVQVTAALRAPESWPALEDQRVTVEPGASIDLNWQVPALTMEQIAPSNRLSLELTPKGYPLPSTVPVVLVGTTAARLTGVYPIEGSDVRSWLDTVFEPEEATAEATTAAGRPGTWREIHSEGHGQSIADAFRSGPGVVYLQAFLHVPTARSGWLVVDPSTPIRYWLNGVETGRNDEFRLIRPNQKSADGIGAAVELREGWNEVLIKIAHDGQHPPAELHLAVSGPGRIHNYQFDIDRTSFPWATSH; from the coding sequence ATGACGCACGACCAGAGCACGCTCACCGTTGACCTCAACAGCGAGGACTACCGCGACCGAGTCTTTGGCTGTTGGCAGGGGAAGAACGCCGGCGGCACCCTCGGTACGCCGCTCGAGGTCGCCTGGGGTCAGGAGGAGCCCTTCGATGTCTGGTGGTACCCGGAGCTGCAGGAAGGTGGACTGCCCAACGACGACTTCGAGATGCAGCTCGTCTGGCTGAAAGCACTCGAAGAGATCGGCCCCGGCCTGACAGCGCGGGACCTCTCGCGCTACTGGCTCGACCACATCGGCTACAACTTCGACGAGTACGGCCTCTCGAAGCTCAACTTGCGCCTCGGACTCGAGCCGCCGGTCAGCGGCCGGTACAACAACTGGTTCATCGACTGCATGGGCTCCCCCATCAGGTCTGAGATCTGGGCATGCGTAGCACCGGGTGCCCCGCGCGTGGCCGCGCTGCTGGCCTATCAGGACGCCATTTGCGACCACGCCGGAGGCGAGGGGGTCGACGGCGAACTCTTCAACGCGGCTCTGGAGTCGGCAGCGTTCGTCGTGCAGGACCCGCGGCTGTTGATCGACATCGCACTGTCCTACGTATCCAAGGAGAGTCAGGTGAGGGTCGCGGTCGACGCGGCGGTCGACGCTCGAGATGCCGGTCTCACGTGGCAGGAGGCGCGCAAGGCGGTGCTGGCAGCGACCCCGCATTACAACGCGCAGTACGCCCCGATCAACACCGGCTTCCAAGTCATCGGACTGCTCTACGGGGCCGACTTCGGCGAAGGCATCTGCATCACGGTCAACTGCGGCTACGACACCGACTCCTCGGGTGCCGCGATCGGCAGCTACCTCGGCATCCTGCATGGCGCGAGCCGGCTGCCGCAGAAGTGGGTGGAGCCGCTCGGCAACGGCATCTCCACCAACGAGGACTGGGGCGGGGTGCGCCACCTCGGCGGCAGCGACAACCCTGTCCCGGCCGATCTGGACGATCTGGTCGCTCGGATCCGGAAGGTCAGCGGCCCGGTGCTTCGTCACCACGGGATCCTCGGTGACTCCGCAGCCTTCTCCACGACCCTTGAGGATCTGTACGCCGACGACACCATCAAGGCGTTGCACGCAACGAGCCCGATGCAGGTGCCGTTCGGAGGCGACGACCTCGAGGTCACGATCGACTATGGGCGTACGCCGGCGATCGCACCCGGCGCCGCCCGGGAGATCCGTGCGCGGTTGCGCAACCGGCGTCGCGACCCGGTCCAGGTGACGGCGGCATTGCGGGCGCCCGAGTCCTGGCCTGCCCTGGAGGACCAGCGGGTCACCGTGGAGCCAGGTGCGAGCATCGACCTGAACTGGCAGGTCCCGGCGCTCACGATGGAGCAGATCGCACCCTCGAACCGGCTCTCGCTCGAGCTGACGCCGAAGGGCTATCCCCTCCCATCGACGGTCCCGGTCGTCCTGGTCGGAACGACAGCCGCACGCCTCACGGGCGTGTACCCGATCGAGGGCAGCGACGTGAGGTCCTGGCTCGACACAGTGTTCGAGCCCGAGGAGGCTACGGCCGAGGCCACCACTGCTGCCGGGCGTCCCGGCACCTGGCGAGAGATCCACTCCGAGGGGCACGGGCAGAGCATCGCTGATGCCTTCAGGAGTGGACCAGGCGTGGTGTATCTGCAGGCCTTCCTGCACGTGCCCACGGCCCGGTCGGGCTGGCTCGTCGTCGACCCCAGCACTCCGATCCGGTACTGGCTCAACGGTGTCGAGACGGGCCGCAACGACGAGTTCCGGCTGATCCGTCCCAATCAGAAGTCGGCCGACGGGATCGGTGCCGCGGTGGAGCTTCGCGAGGGTTGGAACGAGGTGCTGATCAAGATCGCGCACGACGGCCAACACCCGCCGGCCGAACTCCATCTCGCAGTCTCGGGGCCGGGACGAATTCACAACTACCAGTTCGATATCGACAGGACCAGTTTCCCGTGGGCAACCAGTCACTGA